The following coding sequences are from one Enterococcus sp. 4G2_DIV0659 window:
- the rsgA gene encoding ribosome small subunit-dependent GTPase A: protein MVFLKGQIRKALSGFYYIYTDGETYQTRARGNFRNRNITPLVGDEVMFESDNRTDGYLLEVYPRQNELVRPPVANVDQGVIVMSMVEPNFSYNLLDRFLVTLEDKRIDPIIYLTKVDLLTETEQAHLAEIKKIYEAIGYPVIAATKENDEQAIHALEQYFPESLTVFMGQSGAGKSTLLNKISPELQLATNEISESLGRGKHTTRHVELLPLYDGLVADTPGFSSIDFLEMETTELPKQFPEFVEASASCKFRECMHRKEPGCEVKQRVEAGTIAQTRYDNYLQFLLEIENRRPIYKKK from the coding sequence GTGGTATTTCTGAAAGGCCAAATCAGAAAAGCATTAAGTGGTTTTTACTACATTTATACAGATGGAGAAACATACCAAACAAGAGCCCGCGGGAATTTTCGTAACCGTAATATCACACCATTAGTCGGGGATGAGGTCATGTTTGAAAGTGATAATCGAACAGACGGCTATTTGTTAGAAGTATATCCTAGACAAAATGAACTTGTTCGCCCGCCAGTTGCAAATGTGGACCAAGGCGTTATTGTTATGAGTATGGTAGAGCCGAATTTTTCATATAATTTATTGGATCGTTTTTTAGTTACTTTAGAAGATAAAAGAATTGACCCGATTATTTATTTGACCAAAGTCGATTTATTGACGGAAACGGAACAAGCTCATTTAGCGGAAATTAAAAAAATATATGAAGCAATCGGTTACCCAGTTATTGCTGCCACAAAAGAAAATGATGAACAAGCGATTCATGCCTTAGAACAGTATTTTCCTGAAAGTTTGACTGTATTTATGGGGCAATCTGGCGCAGGGAAATCAACCTTGTTAAACAAAATCTCTCCTGAGTTACAATTGGCGACAAATGAAATTTCCGAATCATTAGGTCGAGGCAAGCACACGACACGACATGTGGAACTGCTGCCTTTGTATGATGGTCTTGTCGCTGACACACCTGGATTTAGCTCAATCGATTTTTTAGAAATGGAAACAACCGAATTACCCAAACAATTTCCAGAATTTGTGGAAGCGTCTGCTTCCTGTAAATTTAGAGAATGTATGCATCGCAAAGAACCAGGTTGTGAAGTGAAACAACGTGTGGAAGCAGGAACGATTGCTCAAACACGATATGATAACTATTTGCAATTCCTATTAGAAATAGAAAATCGCAGACCTATCTATAAGAAAAAATAA
- a CDS encoding GHKL domain-containing protein: protein MDSVILVRVLGIFLDNAIEELEYIGKGKLAVALYKDECAVHIVIQNNCREDIPKFHILKKRGFSTKGDARGDGLSNVQELIALLENVRLATSISEDVFTQKLTIDNRERVLT from the coding sequence ATGGATTCAGTTATTCTAGTCAGAGTACTTGGAATTTTTTTAGATAATGCAATAGAAGAGCTAGAATATATTGGTAAAGGGAAACTTGCAGTTGCATTATATAAGGATGAATGCGCCGTTCATATTGTTATTCAAAATAATTGCAGAGAAGATATCCCTAAATTTCATATACTCAAAAAAAGAGGATTTTCTACTAAGGGAGATGCTAGAGGGGACGGGTTGAGTAATGTCCAAGAGTTAATAGCATTATTAGAAAATGTTCGTTTGGCTACATCAATTAGTGAAGACGTATTTACTCAAAAATTAACAATAGACAATAGGGAGAGGGTGTTAACGTAA
- the rpe gene encoding ribulose-phosphate 3-epimerase produces the protein MKLAPSILSADFANLERDIQLVEKLGADYIHVDVMDGQFVPNITLGPNVVSAIRPVTKLPLDVHLMIVQPENYIDAFAEAGADIITVHEESTPHIHRAVQMIKAKGVKAGVVINPGTSLSAIENVLDLVDQVLIMTVNPGFGGQSFIESSLDKIAQLKEWKESKGYTYDIEVDGGIVPETAKRCKEAGANVFVAGSYIYNSESPKDRMDALRAVLNG, from the coding sequence ATGAAACTAGCCCCATCGATTTTAAGTGCCGATTTTGCCAATTTAGAAAGAGATATTCAATTAGTCGAAAAATTAGGAGCTGATTACATTCACGTAGATGTAATGGATGGTCAATTTGTTCCCAATATTACTTTAGGTCCCAACGTAGTTTCTGCAATCCGACCAGTGACGAAATTACCGTTAGATGTTCATTTGATGATCGTTCAGCCGGAGAATTATATTGATGCGTTTGCTGAAGCGGGTGCAGATATCATTACTGTTCATGAAGAGTCGACACCCCATATCCATCGTGCTGTGCAGATGATTAAGGCTAAAGGTGTGAAAGCAGGTGTTGTAATCAATCCTGGAACATCGTTGTCAGCTATTGAAAATGTGTTGGATTTAGTGGATCAAGTTTTAATTATGACTGTGAATCCAGGCTTTGGCGGACAATCATTTATTGAAAGCTCGTTAGACAAAATTGCTCAATTAAAAGAATGGAAAGAATCAAAAGGCTATACGTATGATATCGAAGTTGATGGCGGCATTGTTCCAGAGACAGCTAAGCGCTGTAAAGAAGCAGGGGCAAACGTATTTGTAGCAGGTTCATATATCTATAACTCGGAAAGTCCAAAAGATCGTATGGATGCGTTGAGAGCTGTGTTGAACGGATGA
- a CDS encoding SDR family NAD(P)-dependent oxidoreductase, producing MKNVLVVGSTGYLGRAYIQMHKEKYHFWGIDKVSGNHSEGALRKEFVADVTDFCSIRKVREVFEKESVKMDAIIFSIGINPIQSFYSISEETWDKTFSVNLKSIVFMIKELYLIFKEKVSIVFIGSQNGVVGHEHRIDYGPSKAALIQLAKNLTLDFEADKEKDIKVNVVSPSYILNQSNEELLTDSFEGKKLLKKIPLKKFVQLEDVVGTIDFLLSDCSKAIRGQNIIVDYGYTIV from the coding sequence ATGAAAAACGTATTGGTTGTTGGTTCTACCGGTTACTTAGGACGAGCATATATTCAAATGCACAAAGAAAAATATCATTTTTGGGGTATTGATAAGGTAAGTGGCAATCATAGTGAAGGTGCTTTGCGCAAGGAATTTGTGGCTGATGTTACGGATTTTTGCAGTATAAGGAAAGTGAGGGAAGTATTCGAAAAAGAATCAGTTAAGATGGATGCTATCATATTTTCGATTGGAATAAATCCCATTCAAAGTTTCTATAGTATTAGCGAAGAAACATGGGATAAAACTTTTTCAGTAAATCTAAAGTCGATTGTATTTATGATTAAAGAGCTTTATCTGATTTTTAAGGAGAAAGTTTCAATTGTATTTATTGGTTCACAAAATGGTGTAGTGGGTCATGAGCATCGAATTGACTACGGGCCATCAAAAGCAGCGCTTATCCAATTAGCCAAAAACCTAACACTGGATTTTGAAGCGGATAAAGAAAAAGATATTAAAGTTAATGTGGTTTCTCCATCGTATATCTTGAATCAGAGTAATGAAGAATTGCTAACAGATTCTTTCGAAGGGAAAAAACTATTGAAAAAAATACCTTTAAAAAAATTTGTACAGTTGGAAGATGTAGTTGGAACAATCGATTTTCTATTATCAGACTGCAGTAAAGCGATTCGAGGACAAAATATAATCGTGGATTATGGGTACACGATCGTTTAA
- a CDS encoding ABC transporter permease, which yields MIDTNEEGLYQGRIYYKGAAQHSISEQLQTIVSALNQSIKLHQLNLDEVQQEYLNASTTLPLESLDGDQDSSGQTLLLVYIVGFVLYMAVMLFSTMVAQDIAVEKSSRVMEILLTTITPVQHLVGKIVGIGMVGLTQGTAIGISAYASYRIFGDSTGMFKFLNEGKNSQAIVLAVVCFLLGYLIYSVTAAILGSLVSSVQEVQQLMYILIIPLFIALFMVIILATGAGSNQIIAISSYLPFLSPIVMYARYMLGDATLTMFVISMGINLGATVVLALVGKSVYQGGVFIYSGDKLTTILKRAFKSGKYYAQN from the coding sequence ATGATTGATACAAATGAAGAAGGTTTATATCAAGGAAGGATTTATTATAAAGGAGCTGCGCAACATAGTATTTCTGAGCAGTTACAAACAATAGTGTCTGCCTTAAATCAATCGATTAAACTGCATCAGTTAAACTTAGATGAGGTACAACAAGAATATTTGAATGCAAGTACGACTTTACCGTTGGAGTCATTGGATGGAGATCAAGATAGTTCTGGACAGACGTTACTATTAGTTTATATTGTAGGATTTGTTCTTTATATGGCAGTTATGCTTTTTTCTACGATGGTTGCACAAGATATTGCTGTAGAAAAGAGTTCAAGGGTGATGGAAATTCTACTGACCACAATCACACCAGTTCAGCATTTAGTAGGTAAAATAGTTGGTATTGGTATGGTGGGCTTGACGCAAGGCACTGCTATCGGAATCTCTGCGTATGCATCCTATAGAATATTTGGTGACAGTACTGGAATGTTTAAGTTTTTGAACGAAGGAAAAAATAGTCAAGCAATTGTTTTAGCTGTGGTTTGTTTTCTTTTAGGGTACTTGATTTATTCAGTGACAGCTGCAATTTTAGGGTCACTAGTATCTTCAGTTCAAGAAGTTCAACAACTGATGTATATTTTAATTATTCCTCTTTTTATTGCATTATTCATGGTGATTATTCTGGCAACTGGAGCGGGCAGTAACCAAATTATCGCAATTTCATCCTATTTACCATTTTTATCGCCTATTGTTATGTATGCAAGATATATGCTAGGTGATGCAACTCTGACTATGTTCGTCATTTCTATGGGTATTAATTTAGGAGCTACTGTTGTTTTAGCGTTAGTTGGAAAGAGCGTTTATCAAGGCGGCGTATTTATTTATAGTGGAGACAAGCTCACAACTATTTTGAAACGAGCATTTAAATCAGGAAAGTATTATGCTCAAAATTGA
- a CDS encoding ABC transporter ATP-binding protein, producing the protein MSLEIKQLKKTMNEREILKEIDLTIPEGEIYGFLGANGAGKTTIFRHILGIYTPDKGTIKWKGEEINRFDSTKIGYLPEERGLYPKRTVKQQLVFFGKLHNMNKKEAEESIEFWLNFFEIQENLERKISELSKGNQQKIQFIASVIHSPELVILDEPFSGLDPINANQLKDAILFLKECGSTIIFSSHQMANVEEICENICMIKKGEVLLSGNLKEIKNSVDKRKITIQADFEREALKREFAIESYQEIDNIVSFYTQDKFIAKKIQQFIFQSENIQQFRIEPISLNDIFLERVGE; encoded by the coding sequence ATGAGCTTAGAAATCAAGCAGCTGAAAAAAACAATGAACGAACGAGAAATATTAAAAGAAATCGACTTAACTATTCCTGAAGGTGAAATTTATGGTTTCTTAGGCGCAAATGGTGCGGGGAAAACAACAATTTTTAGACATATTTTAGGGATTTACACCCCTGATAAAGGAACAATTAAATGGAAGGGGGAGGAAATCAATCGATTTGATTCTACGAAAATAGGGTACCTTCCAGAAGAACGCGGTTTATACCCAAAAAGAACTGTTAAACAGCAATTAGTTTTTTTCGGGAAACTGCATAACATGAATAAAAAAGAAGCGGAAGAAAGTATTGAGTTTTGGTTAAACTTTTTTGAAATCCAAGAAAATTTGGAGCGTAAAATCAGTGAGCTCTCTAAAGGGAACCAGCAGAAAATCCAATTCATTGCTTCGGTCATTCATAGTCCAGAACTAGTTATACTAGATGAACCATTCTCTGGGTTGGATCCAATCAATGCTAATCAATTAAAGGACGCTATTCTTTTTTTAAAAGAATGTGGATCGACAATTATTTTTAGTTCTCATCAAATGGCAAATGTAGAAGAAATTTGTGAAAATATTTGTATGATCAAAAAAGGAGAAGTTCTTCTGAGTGGCAATTTAAAAGAAATTAAAAACAGTGTGGATAAACGAAAAATTACTATTCAAGCAGATTTTGAAAGAGAAGCATTAAAAAGAGAGTTTGCTATTGAGTCTTATCAGGAAATTGATAATATTGTTTCATTTTATACACAAGATAAATTTATTGCGAAAAAAATCCAGCAATTTATTTTTCAATCTGAAAATATTCAACAATTTAGAATTGAACCGATTTCCTTAAACGATATTTTTTTAGAAAGAGTAGGTGAATAA
- a CDS encoding class I SAM-dependent methyltransferase produces MYETLFFGTFKSKLKEEIEITNNIYQEPVFANYYEAIVKENMNGDLDYYLTSFNENDRVLEIGTGNGRILKPLLKHGVEIYGIEPEEEMLTFLNEEEKSHVYVGGIEDIQQFEHSEKYTYIIIPATSISLFDEQVFSIFLKNAKQLLTSTGKIIFDFLSPECINELHEKISVEKINDQLFMAGNFVKEKQFIYNIYTKTTTGKRKLGYSVKNIYSVEQVSKLCEMFGYTAHVLRSHSGYVMMEVVNDEI; encoded by the coding sequence GTGTATGAAACTCTATTTTTTGGAACATTCAAGTCAAAATTAAAGGAAGAAATAGAAATCACGAATAATATTTATCAAGAGCCAGTATTTGCTAATTACTATGAGGCTATTGTTAAAGAAAATATGAACGGAGATTTAGACTATTACTTAACTAGTTTCAATGAGAATGATCGGGTGTTAGAGATAGGAACAGGAAATGGGCGAATCTTAAAACCATTACTAAAGCATGGTGTAGAGATTTATGGTATTGAACCTGAAGAAGAAATGCTGACTTTTTTAAATGAAGAAGAAAAAAGTCACGTGTATGTCGGAGGAATTGAAGATATTCAGCAATTCGAACATTCCGAAAAGTATACGTATATCATTATTCCAGCTACATCGATTTCCTTATTTGATGAACAAGTATTTTCAATTTTTTTAAAGAATGCAAAACAATTATTAACAAGTACAGGCAAGATTATCTTTGATTTTCTAAGTCCGGAGTGCATAAATGAATTACATGAGAAAATTTCCGTTGAAAAAATTAATGATCAGTTATTTATGGCAGGAAACTTTGTAAAAGAAAAACAGTTCATTTATAACATTTATACAAAAACAACTACTGGAAAAAGAAAATTAGGATATTCAGTTAAGAACATCTATTCAGTAGAGCAAGTGAGTAAACTGTGTGAAATGTTTGGATATACCGCTCATGTTTTAAGAAGTCATAGTGGCTATGTCATGATGGAGGTAGTAAATGATGAAATATAA
- a CDS encoding LytR/AlgR family response regulator transcription factor, producing the protein MLSIIICEDDWRQRQTIETYVKNYIMVESLDMELAFSTGNPLEVLEFVKSNPKMIGLYFFDVDLQHKMSGLTLAAEIRKYDDLGKIVFVTTHGELSYLTFTYKIEAMDYIIKDNKGDLQRRICESIQLAHERVTTDRGNQKNLFKIKDGDIIRSIDTEDIIFFESSVASHKIILHLENGEIEFYGSLKEIEEQCDSFYRCHKSYLINRNHISKIMKSERIVEMSNGETCLVSVRAMKNL; encoded by the coding sequence ATGTTATCTATCATCATTTGTGAAGATGATTGGAGGCAGCGCCAAACAATTGAGACATATGTCAAAAATTATATCATGGTGGAGAGCTTAGATATGGAGTTAGCATTTTCTACCGGCAATCCATTAGAAGTATTGGAATTTGTTAAAAGTAACCCAAAAATGATTGGACTGTATTTCTTTGATGTTGATTTACAGCATAAAATGTCAGGACTGACTTTAGCAGCAGAAATCAGAAAATATGATGATTTGGGTAAAATCGTTTTTGTGACTACCCACGGGGAATTATCTTATCTTACATTTACTTATAAGATTGAAGCGATGGATTACATCATAAAAGATAACAAAGGCGATCTTCAGCGAAGGATTTGTGAAAGTATACAGTTAGCTCATGAACGGGTGACCACTGACCGTGGTAATCAAAAGAACTTGTTTAAGATAAAAGATGGAGATATTATTCGTTCAATTGATACCGAAGATATCATTTTCTTTGAATCGTCCGTTGCATCACATAAAATAATTCTTCATTTAGAAAATGGAGAAATCGAATTTTATGGCTCCTTGAAAGAGATCGAAGAACAATGCGACTCTTTTTATAGATGTCATAAATCCTACTTAATAAACCGAAACCATATTAGTAAAATAATGAAAAGTGAACGAATAGTTGAAATGAGCAATGGTGAAACCTGCCTTGTTTCTGTAAGAGCTATGAAAAATTTATGA
- a CDS encoding thiamine diphosphokinase — protein sequence MNLLLVAGGTPDAWPQVNSADFDYFVGVDRGSLFILEKGWPLHLAVGDFDSLTEDERQLVQRKAEELKQAQAEKDDTDTQLALALALEKFPNAKVTMIGTTGGRLDHFLSNLWLPLEPRFRPFAGQLIVKDDQNSISYYLPGSYVLKKEADMRYLAYCCLTPVTNLTLTESKYTLNQADVDRPISYASNEFVGETASFSFDTGLIAVIQSRDK from the coding sequence ATGAATCTACTTCTTGTTGCTGGTGGAACGCCTGATGCGTGGCCGCAAGTAAATTCAGCAGATTTCGATTATTTTGTTGGGGTCGATCGAGGCAGTTTGTTTATTTTGGAAAAAGGCTGGCCGTTGCATTTGGCTGTGGGTGATTTTGATTCTTTAACAGAAGACGAACGTCAGCTTGTGCAAAGAAAAGCCGAAGAGCTAAAACAAGCTCAAGCTGAAAAAGACGACACGGATACGCAGTTAGCTTTAGCGCTGGCGTTGGAAAAATTTCCGAATGCCAAAGTAACGATGATTGGCACAACGGGTGGTCGTTTGGATCATTTTTTATCTAATCTTTGGCTACCATTAGAACCGCGATTTCGACCGTTTGCAGGGCAACTAATCGTAAAAGATGATCAAAATAGTATCTCTTATTATTTACCAGGAAGCTATGTGTTAAAAAAAGAGGCGGACATGAGGTATCTTGCGTACTGTTGTTTGACACCTGTTACGAATTTAACGCTGACTGAAAGTAAATACACACTAAATCAGGCTGATGTCGATCGCCCAATTTCATATGCAAGTAATGAATTTGTTGGAGAAACAGCAAGTTTTTCCTTTGATACAGGGCTAATAGCAGTGATTCAAAGTCGAGATAAATAA
- a CDS encoding DAK2 domain-containing protein — MNVTEISASQFQEMVQAGASRLHVNAEYVNSLNVFPVPDGDTGTNMNLSMTSGAKAVADSRSEKVGELTTILSKGLLMGARGNSGVILSQLFRGFSKQIPDVVTLNAKDLAAAFTHGVETAYKAVMKPVEGTILTVSREAARSGERKAKETDDCIEVMEAVVKGAKRALAKTPDLLPVLKEVGVVDSGGQGLLFIYEGFLEALSGEFLATEVYEPTPGEMDEMVNAEHHRGVSGHVATEDIKFGYCTEIMVQIGEGPTVDSEFDYETFRNYLNELGDSLLVVNDDEIIKVHVHTEHPGEVMNYGQKFGSLVKIKVDNMRLQHETLVEHDAKAAAAPKARVPYAVIAIAAGDGVQELFRSLGASYIISGGQTMNPSTEDILKAVKEVNADQVIILPNNKNIFMAADQAAEVADIPVAVVPTKTISQGMTAMLAFNEQQSLEENKATMTEMIESVVSGQVTTAVRDTTIDNVEIKKDDYLGMIDGKIVVSEPDMFNASLDTLKRMIDEDTEIVTIIVGDGGTMKEAEKFVEALTAEYEDLETELHEGGQPVYPYLFSAE; from the coding sequence GTGAATGTAACAGAAATCAGTGCAAGTCAGTTCCAAGAGATGGTTCAGGCTGGTGCGAGTCGTCTGCACGTGAATGCAGAGTATGTCAACTCATTGAACGTTTTCCCTGTGCCAGATGGTGATACAGGAACAAATATGAACTTATCTATGACTAGTGGAGCAAAAGCAGTTGCAGATTCTCGTTCAGAAAAAGTTGGAGAATTAACAACGATTCTTTCAAAAGGATTATTGATGGGTGCTAGAGGAAACTCTGGTGTTATCTTATCACAATTATTCCGTGGTTTTTCTAAACAAATTCCAGATGTTGTAACGCTAAATGCAAAAGATTTAGCAGCAGCGTTTACTCACGGTGTAGAGACAGCTTATAAAGCCGTTATGAAACCCGTAGAAGGAACAATTTTAACCGTTTCTCGTGAAGCGGCTCGTTCTGGTGAACGTAAAGCTAAAGAAACAGATGACTGTATTGAAGTAATGGAAGCAGTTGTTAAAGGAGCTAAACGTGCGTTAGCGAAAACACCTGATCTTTTACCTGTATTAAAAGAAGTCGGCGTTGTTGATAGTGGCGGTCAAGGCTTGTTATTTATCTATGAAGGATTTTTAGAAGCATTGTCAGGTGAATTTTTAGCAACAGAAGTGTACGAACCAACTCCAGGCGAAATGGATGAAATGGTTAATGCAGAACATCATCGTGGTGTTAGCGGACATGTAGCGACTGAAGATATTAAATTTGGTTACTGTACAGAAATCATGGTTCAAATCGGAGAAGGTCCGACCGTTGACAGTGAGTTCGATTACGAAACATTTAGAAATTACTTAAACGAATTAGGTGATTCACTACTTGTTGTAAATGACGATGAAATCATCAAAGTTCACGTGCATACAGAACATCCTGGTGAAGTGATGAACTATGGTCAAAAATTTGGTTCGTTAGTAAAAATCAAAGTAGATAATATGCGTTTACAGCATGAGACATTAGTAGAACATGATGCCAAAGCAGCAGCCGCTCCAAAAGCGCGCGTTCCATATGCAGTTATTGCAATTGCAGCAGGTGATGGTGTACAAGAGCTGTTCCGCAGCCTTGGCGCAAGCTATATTATCAGCGGCGGGCAAACAATGAATCCAAGTACGGAAGATATCTTGAAAGCTGTAAAAGAAGTAAATGCAGATCAAGTAATTATTTTACCTAACAATAAAAATATCTTCATGGCAGCCGATCAAGCAGCAGAAGTAGCAGATATTCCTGTGGCAGTCGTTCCAACGAAAACAATTTCACAAGGAATGACAGCGATGCTTGCATTTAACGAGCAGCAATCGCTTGAAGAAAATAAAGCAACGATGACAGAAATGATCGAAAGTGTAGTCAGCGGACAAGTAACAACAGCTGTACGCGACACAACGATCGATAACGTTGAAATCAAAAAAGATGATTATTTAGGAATGATCGATGGCAAAATCGTCGTTTCTGAACCAGATATGTTCAACGCATCATTGGACACGTTAAAACGTATGATTGATGAAGACACAGAAATTGTGACGATCATTGTTGGTGACGGTGGTACGATGAAAGAAGCTGAAAAATTCGTAGAAGCATTGACTGCTGAATATGAAGATCTAGAAACAGAACTTCATGAAGGTGGACAACCTGTTTATCCATATCTATTTTCAGCTGAATAA
- a CDS encoding aminotransferase class III-fold pyridoxal phosphate-dependent enzyme — MKYNYVVPMGDISSINNKLALIRAENEYVFDYNQKRFMDLRSGLWNVNLGYKTELYESVQQRLNEQLSTNLTYLDIHSFHHPLYQEYAEKLCAFVDAEGNYTQLIYTNSGSECTELALKLSRQINNQKVKTLAFSKGYHGTFWGGMSVSGLDQEVTEVYNPKISNIEFIKFPENKSEEEELLTYIERHHCEYGAMIIEPVLGSAGVKIPSFPFMNKLGELLKQNGIMIIFDEVATGFYRTGQRFFFHYLDFKPDIINLSKGINNGILPFGAVLLSNELVKKLKNENVEHFSTQNGNLLGIISAHETLNYYQKNEVEVSKNIQRLNEVILSGLQEQDIMCRGMGCMFAITINNPLALQLIVDALEQAGVLCYQYFNSSEDNGLTLMPSYYTNSKKIAQVVKLIARVVRSYA; from the coding sequence ATGAAATATAATTATGTAGTTCCAATGGGGGATATTTCGTCCATAAATAATAAGTTAGCACTGATAAGAGCAGAAAATGAATATGTATTTGATTATAACCAAAAACGATTTATGGATCTTAGAAGTGGATTATGGAATGTGAATTTGGGTTATAAAACAGAGTTGTATGAATCTGTTCAACAGCGACTGAATGAGCAATTATCAACGAATCTAACCTATTTGGATATTCATTCATTTCATCATCCACTCTATCAAGAGTATGCAGAAAAACTATGTGCATTTGTCGATGCTGAAGGGAATTATACTCAGCTCATTTATACAAATAGTGGATCTGAATGTACGGAGTTAGCTTTGAAGTTATCGAGACAAATCAATAATCAAAAAGTAAAAACTCTTGCTTTTTCGAAAGGATATCACGGTACTTTTTGGGGAGGTATGTCAGTAAGTGGTTTAGATCAAGAAGTTACTGAAGTTTATAACCCCAAAATAAGTAATATTGAATTTATTAAATTTCCTGAAAATAAATCAGAAGAGGAAGAATTATTAACATATATTGAGCGGCATCATTGTGAATATGGAGCAATGATTATTGAGCCTGTTTTAGGATCAGCAGGTGTGAAAATCCCTTCATTTCCGTTTATGAATAAATTAGGTGAGTTGTTGAAACAGAATGGGATTATGATAATTTTTGATGAAGTAGCTACAGGTTTTTACCGAACGGGACAACGTTTTTTCTTTCATTATTTAGATTTTAAACCAGATATAATCAATCTTAGCAAAGGAATCAACAATGGTATCTTGCCTTTTGGAGCTGTTTTATTATCTAATGAGCTTGTTAAAAAGTTGAAAAATGAAAACGTGGAACATTTTTCTACGCAAAATGGGAATCTGCTTGGAATAATTAGCGCACACGAAACCTTAAATTACTATCAAAAAAATGAAGTAGAAGTTTCAAAGAACATTCAAAGATTAAATGAAGTCATTCTTAGTGGATTGCAAGAACAGGATATTATGTGTAGAGGAATGGGATGTATGTTCGCAATAACGATAAATAATCCTTTGGCGCTACAATTGATTGTTGATGCATTAGAACAGGCAGGAGTTTTGTGTTATCAATACTTTAATTCATCTGAAGATAATGGGCTTACACTGATGCCATCATATTATACAAATTCTAAAAAAATAGCACAGGTAGTAAAGCTAATTGCTAGGGTGGTGAGGTCATATGCTTGA
- a CDS encoding Asp23/Gls24 family envelope stress response protein: MAVKIKTPAGTIEITNEVIATVVGGAATDIYGIVGMASKNQIKDNLNGILRKENYSKGVVVRQEENGVAVDVYTIVSYGTKISEVSRNVQEKVKYNLETLLGVTANSVNVFVQGVRVLPD, encoded by the coding sequence ATGGCTGTAAAAATCAAAACACCAGCAGGTACCATTGAGATTACCAATGAGGTTATCGCCACAGTTGTTGGCGGTGCTGCGACAGATATCTACGGAATCGTCGGTATGGCTAGTAAAAACCAAATCAAAGATAATTTAAATGGCATTTTGCGTAAAGAGAATTATTCTAAAGGTGTTGTCGTACGTCAAGAAGAAAATGGCGTTGCGGTCGACGTATATACAATCGTAAGTTATGGAACAAAAATTTCAGAAGTGTCTCGAAATGTACAAGAAAAAGTAAAATATAACCTTGAAACATTATTAGGTGTGACAGCTAATTCTGTCAACGTATTTGTGCAAGGTGTTCGTGTGTTGCCTGACTAG
- the rpmB gene encoding 50S ribosomal protein L28, translating to MAKVCYFTGRKTSSGNNRSHAMNATKRTVKPNLQKVRVLIDGKPKKVWVSTRALKSGKIERV from the coding sequence ATGGCAAAAGTATGTTACTTTACTGGTCGTAAGACAAGCAGCGGCAATAACCGCTCACATGCAATGAACGCTACTAAACGTACTGTTAAACCTAACTTGCAAAAAGTTCGTGTATTAATAGACGGTAAACCTAAAAAAGTTTGGGTGTCAACTCGTGCTTTGAAATCTGGTAAAATCGAGCGTGTTTAA